The proteins below are encoded in one region of Bdellovibrionales bacterium:
- a CDS encoding 7-cyano-7-deazaguanine synthase — translation MELQVVGYQGPELTHNSHFKFGYNNKLEAFRTNPEQNWWVKYGRCRRRPLDFRDECMETARTIRAKVTGDIWILFSGGVDSETVLRSFLEAGISVKIAVARYKDQINLHDISWAVLTCNELGVPFQFFDLDLLKFWSGEALSYAEISQCFSPQLLVTMWLSDQIIGYPVLGSGECLFKKEQTIHVDSTGKSQNQNQNHKNWFLIEKERIASWYRFFLLEKERPVRDFFSTHPKLC, via the coding sequence ATGGAGTTGCAGGTCGTAGGATATCAAGGACCTGAGTTGACTCACAATTCTCATTTCAAGTTTGGCTACAATAACAAACTCGAGGCCTTTAGGACAAATCCCGAACAGAACTGGTGGGTAAAATATGGTCGGTGTCGCCGTCGTCCTCTTGATTTTCGAGATGAGTGCATGGAAACTGCGAGAACGATTCGCGCAAAGGTAACTGGAGATATCTGGATTTTATTTTCGGGCGGGGTGGACAGCGAAACAGTGCTCCGGTCATTTCTGGAGGCGGGAATTTCTGTCAAAATAGCAGTTGCCCGGTATAAAGATCAGATCAATCTCCACGACATTTCCTGGGCTGTTTTGACTTGCAATGAGCTAGGTGTGCCTTTTCAATTTTTTGACTTAGATCTTCTGAAATTTTGGAGTGGCGAGGCCTTATCCTATGCCGAGATCTCCCAGTGTTTTTCGCCTCAGTTGCTCGTGACAATGTGGCTGTCCGATCAAATTATTGGATACCCTGTTTTGGGGTCGGGAGAGTGTCTCTTTAAAAAAGAACAGACAATCCATGTTGATTCAACAGGCAAAAGTCAAAACCAAAACCAAAACCACAAGAATTGGTTTTTGATTGAAAAGGAAAGAATCGCTTCTTGGTATCGATTTTTCTTGCTCGAAAAAGAGAGGCCTGTCCGGGATTTTTTCAGTACACACCCGAAATTATGCTGA